GAAACAGGGGGACAGGTCAGTTGTTTCATGGTGGGCGTAATGGCTAGGTGCTCTAAAAGCAATTACCTAAAGAGAAATAGCTAAACAGCATACATCGCAATAAGTCAATAGTGAAACAAGGTCCCTGTCCCCGTGTTACGCTGTCCCCGTGTTACGTATTCTTTCACTCTTAAAGAGTATCATCTCTCTTGTCTAAGTATAATTTGCCGTCGGGAGTAATCATAGCCAAAGTTACTTCTTGCCAATTGGATACACCTAAATTGCTTAACTGAATTTTGAGCTGCTCTAGCGTTAATCCGCTAAGGGCTAAACCATGTTCAATAATTTCACCGTCGATTATAATTTCCGTCCCGGCAAGAACGCCTGCTGGCGTCTGGTGGGGTTTTTGAATAGCAAAATCTTTGATGGAAGGAGTTTGATATTCCGGTTTTTTTAATACGCTTAGTTGACCGTCCGACTCAATTAACGCTATTTCCACTTGAGCAGGGTCAAACGTACCCTGCTCCCGCAGCATTTCCAAAAGATCATTGACATTGTAATAGCGTTTTTTTAGATTGTTCTCTAAGATTTTACCTCTGTAAATTACAAGCAGCGGCTCGGCTTCAATTAGTTTTCTGGCAGGTACGAA
The Veillonellaceae bacterium genome window above contains:
- a CDS encoding DUF421 domain-containing protein, giving the protein MFDDLGVIIRTLVMLLSLLLVTRILGRRTLSELTFYDFVIGLVIGHIGGSVITNEEFSIRNGLVALAVSVIWILAINMLTLNFVPARKLIEAEPLLVIYRGKILENNLKKRYYNVNDLLEMLREQGTFDPAQVEIALIESDGQLSVLKKPEYQTPSIKDFAIQKPHQTPAGVLAGTEIIIDGEIIEHGLALSGLTLEQLKIQLSNLGVSNWQEVTLAMITPDGKLYLDKRDDTL